One genomic segment of Chloroflexota bacterium includes these proteins:
- a CDS encoding polymer-forming cytoskeletal protein has product MRRERWVWVLLLIIGIWLLPAPVQAQTETGNRVIFGQSYTLPAGHRLKGDLAVFGGAVTLEEESQVEGDIVIAGGSLRIAGRVDGDIAVLGGNLSLLSTAYVDGDVAVLGGSVSRDEGAVVTGEMVTGFAWGGPRSFGWPGITIPEIPRISMRTSGAELLVQAFLRLLSALLLAALMGALAVAVVSIAPEATRRVEDAMLVSPGLSLIVGVITLILVFGLVGFLAVTICLLPIAILLTLSLMLAMLWGWIALGWILGDRLLRALDVEDPNPLLASVIGVSLISLISRLPCLGALLFMLGASLGLGAVILTRGGTRAYVARQPVAPPPPSEEGAGPPAPPPEGEPQPPPPPEAASSSTSPPPEEEPPEAGS; this is encoded by the coding sequence ATGCGGCGAGAGCGTTGGGTGTGGGTGCTCCTGTTGATCATTGGGATATGGCTCCTGCCCGCTCCCGTTCAGGCCCAGACGGAGACGGGGAATCGGGTCATCTTCGGCCAGTCGTATACGCTGCCGGCGGGCCATCGGCTCAAGGGCGACCTGGCGGTCTTCGGGGGAGCGGTGACTTTGGAGGAGGAATCCCAGGTCGAGGGCGACATTGTGATCGCCGGTGGAAGCTTGCGGATTGCCGGTCGGGTGGACGGCGACATCGCCGTGCTGGGGGGGAACCTCTCCTTGTTGAGCACGGCGTATGTGGACGGGGATGTGGCGGTGCTGGGGGGCAGCGTCAGCCGGGATGAGGGGGCGGTGGTGACCGGTGAGATGGTCACCGGGTTCGCCTGGGGAGGGCCCAGGTCCTTCGGGTGGCCTGGGATCACGATCCCTGAGATCCCCCGGATCTCGATGCGAACGTCTGGGGCGGAGTTACTGGTCCAGGCGTTCCTGCGTCTGCTGAGTGCCCTGTTGCTGGCGGCTCTGATGGGGGCGTTGGCGGTGGCCGTTGTATCCATTGCCCCTGAGGCGACCCGCCGGGTGGAAGATGCGATGCTGGTCTCGCCCGGTCTTTCCCTGATCGTCGGCGTGATCACGTTGATCCTGGTGTTCGGCCTGGTGGGCTTCCTTGCCGTTACCATCTGCCTGTTGCCCATCGCCATCCTGCTGACCCTCTCCCTGATGCTGGCCATGCTTTGGGGCTGGATCGCGTTGGGATGGATCCTGGGCGATCGTCTGTTGCGGGCTTTGGACGTGGAGGATCCGAATCCGCTGTTGGCCTCCGTGATCGGCGTGTCGCTCATCTCGCTGATTTCCCGTCTGCCGTGTCTGGGAGCTCTGCTCTTCATGCTCGGGGCCAGCCTGGGGTTGGGCGCCGTGATCCTCACCCGTGGGGGGACACGGGCATACGTAGCGCGGCAACCGGTCGCTCCGCCTCCGCCGTCGGAGGAAGGGGCGGGGCCGCCTGCTCCACCGCCGGAAGGGGAGCCGCAGCCGCCACCTCCGCCGGAGGCCGCATCATCGTCGACTTCTCCTCCGCCCGAGGAGGAGCCGCCGGAAGCCGGGTCATGA
- the larA gene encoding nickel-dependent lactate racemase: MRIRMAYGRQGISITVPDDARVIAPRAAQPLPDPRAAFHAALEGPIRTPPLREIIRSDHRVCIVIPDGTRACPSHLLIPWLLEALHHVPDEHITILNGTGTHRPNTPQELEAMLGREVLERVQVVNHSATDRAALKRVGRLRSGVDVWLNRRWVEADRRIVIGFIEPHFFAGFSGGAKGICPGVAGLETILHLHGAPLIAHPAATWAEMDRNPIQQGIQEAVAMAPPHFMINVTLTPEQEITGIYAGHYIHAHREGCREVANTATQPVPHPFDIVITSNSGYPLDQNLYQTVKGMSAAARIVRQGGAILVTSECSDGIPEHGPYARLLRMRETPAELLEMIMSPGFQMQDQWQVQIQAQIQRKADVYLYSSLPDAQVRSLGLTPVADPSAALSDLISRYGGRVAVLPEGPLTIPYLHPNGEDEK, encoded by the coding sequence GTGCGAATCCGGATGGCGTACGGCAGGCAAGGCATTTCCATCACCGTCCCCGATGACGCCCGGGTGATCGCCCCCAGAGCCGCTCAGCCCCTGCCCGATCCCCGGGCAGCCTTCCACGCGGCCCTAGAGGGGCCCATTCGAACGCCGCCCTTGCGTGAGATCATACGATCCGATCACCGGGTGTGCATCGTCATCCCCGACGGCACGCGGGCCTGTCCCAGCCACCTGCTGATCCCATGGCTCCTGGAAGCGTTGCATCACGTCCCAGATGAACATATCACCATCCTGAACGGGACGGGCACTCATCGTCCCAACACACCCCAGGAGCTGGAGGCCATGCTGGGCCGGGAGGTGCTCGAACGGGTTCAGGTGGTCAATCACTCGGCGACCGACCGAGCAGCACTGAAGCGCGTGGGCAGGCTGCGATCGGGCGTGGACGTATGGCTGAATCGACGATGGGTGGAGGCCGACCGGCGCATCGTGATCGGATTCATCGAGCCGCACTTCTTCGCCGGCTTCTCCGGGGGCGCCAAGGGGATCTGCCCAGGCGTGGCCGGCCTGGAGACCATCCTGCACCTCCACGGCGCGCCGCTGATCGCCCATCCGGCGGCCACCTGGGCCGAGATGGACCGCAACCCCATCCAGCAGGGCATCCAGGAGGCCGTCGCCATGGCCCCGCCGCACTTCATGATCAACGTCACCCTGACCCCAGAACAGGAGATCACCGGCATCTACGCCGGGCACTATATCCACGCCCACCGGGAGGGCTGCCGGGAGGTGGCCAACACGGCGACTCAGCCCGTCCCCCACCCGTTCGACATCGTGATCACCAGCAACAGCGGGTACCCGCTGGACCAAAACCTCTACCAGACCGTAAAGGGGATGAGCGCGGCGGCACGCATCGTGCGCCAGGGCGGGGCCATCCTGGTCACGTCCGAATGCTCGGATGGGATCCCGGAGCACGGCCCCTACGCCCGACTGCTGCGCATGCGGGAGACCCCGGCCGAGTTGCTGGAGATGATCATGAGCCCGGGGTTTCAGATGCAGGACCAGTGGCAGGTCCAGATTCAGGCGCAAATCCAGCGGAAAGCGGATGTCTATCTATACTCCTCACTGCCGGACGCGCAGGTGCGCTCCCTGGGCCTCACGCCCGTCGCGGATCCATCGGCTGCCCTGTCGGATCTGATCTCGCGCTACGGCGGCCGGGTGGCCGTGCTCCCCGAGGGACCGCTTACGATCCCCTACCTCCACCCCAACGGTGAGGACGAAAAATAG
- a CDS encoding deoxynucleoside kinase, protein MNTYFVTVAGNIGAGKTALTRLLSERLGWEPFFEAVSDNPYLADFYRDMRAWAFHSQIFFLSRRLRHLRQLLSHPSSVIQDRSVYEDAEIFARNLYMQGHMSERDWNTYRELYEAMISFLPPPDLVIYLRASVPTLLERIARRGRDFERSIPEDYLTRLNALYEAWIRDFRLCPVLTIPADHLDFVHTPAHLDLIIERIQDRLSGREEVVLPP, encoded by the coding sequence GTGAACACGTACTTCGTGACCGTGGCCGGCAACATCGGCGCGGGGAAGACCGCCCTCACCCGTCTGCTCAGCGAGCGGCTGGGCTGGGAGCCCTTCTTCGAGGCCGTCTCGGACAACCCCTATCTGGCCGACTTCTACCGGGACATGCGGGCATGGGCGTTCCACTCCCAGATCTTCTTCCTCTCCCGGCGGCTGCGGCACCTGCGGCAGCTCCTCTCTCATCCCAGCTCCGTGATCCAGGACCGCAGCGTGTACGAGGACGCCGAGATCTTCGCCCGGAACCTCTACATGCAGGGGCACATGAGCGAGCGCGACTGGAACACGTATCGCGAGCTCTACGAGGCGATGATCTCCTTCCTACCCCCGCCCGATCTGGTGATCTACCTGCGCGCCTCGGTGCCGACCCTGCTGGAGCGCATCGCCCGCCGAGGCCGGGACTTCGAGCGCTCCATCCCGGAGGATTACCTGACCCGGCTGAACGCGCTGTACGAGGCGTGGATTCGGGACTTCCGGCTGTGCCCGGTGCTCACCATCCCGGCCGATCATCTGGACTTCGTCCACACGCCCGCCCACCTGGACCTCATCATCGAGCGGATCCAGGACCGCCTGAGCGGCCGCGAGGAGGTCGTGCTGCCGCCCTGA
- a CDS encoding metallophosphoesterase family protein, protein MRIAAVSDIHDNIWNLEKALKGIAEAGAEALICCGDFCAPFSLKQIADGFEGPIHVVFGNNDGDPLLLSRVAGQYGDRVTLHGIYAELELGGRQIAVIHYPEPARRIAQAGALDLVLYGHDHQRHAERVGRTLLANPGEVMGRWGTPTFGLYDTETGEISHVTF, encoded by the coding sequence ATGCGCATCGCAGCGGTTTCGGACATCCATGATAACATCTGGAATCTGGAAAAGGCGCTGAAGGGCATCGCCGAGGCGGGCGCGGAGGCGCTCATTTGCTGCGGCGACTTTTGCGCCCCTTTCAGCCTGAAGCAGATCGCGGACGGCTTCGAGGGGCCGATCCACGTGGTCTTCGGCAACAACGACGGCGACCCGCTGCTGTTGTCCCGGGTGGCGGGCCAGTATGGCGACCGGGTGACGTTGCATGGGATCTACGCCGAGCTGGAGTTAGGCGGGCGGCAGATCGCCGTGATCCATTATCCGGAGCCTGCGCGGCGGATCGCGCAGGCTGGCGCGCTCGATCTCGTGCTGTACGGCCATGACCATCAGCGCCACGCCGAGCGGGTGGGGCGCACGCTGCTTGCCAACCCGGGCGAGGTCATGGGCCGTTGGGGGACGCCGACGTTCGGATTGTACGACACGGAGACCGGGGAGATCTCCCATGTGACGTTCTAG
- a CDS encoding sigma-70 family RNA polymerase sigma factor codes for MCQVNEQELAWIRQARAGDRAAFGRLVEAYQTPVYNLAYRMLGDAEEAEDAAQETFLRAYTRLHTYRPEHKFSTWILSIASHHCIDRLRRRRFIWLSADEEPVRRALQARVVERSPEEVALESERREEIRAMLDVLDPMYRAPIVLRYWHDLSYKEIAEVMGITEAAVKTRLHRARLQLAEHLRANPQVMERAAVSGGHS; via the coding sequence ATGTGCCAGGTGAACGAACAGGAGCTGGCCTGGATCCGACAGGCCCGGGCGGGGGATCGCGCGGCGTTTGGCCGCCTGGTGGAGGCGTACCAGACCCCTGTCTACAATTTGGCCTATCGCATGCTGGGCGATGCCGAGGAGGCGGAGGACGCCGCACAGGAGACCTTCCTACGTGCGTATACGCGTCTGCATACGTATCGCCCCGAGCACAAGTTCTCGACGTGGATCCTCTCCATCGCGTCGCACCATTGCATCGATCGTCTGCGGCGGCGGCGTTTCATCTGGCTCTCCGCGGACGAGGAACCTGTCCGCCGAGCTTTGCAGGCCCGGGTTGTCGAGAGATCTCCGGAGGAGGTGGCGCTGGAGTCGGAGCGCCGCGAGGAGATCCGGGCTATGCTGGACGTGTTGGACCCGATGTATCGGGCGCCGATCGTCCTGCGATACTGGCACGATCTCTCCTACAAGGAGATCGCCGAGGTGATGGGGATCACCGAGGCCGCGGTGAAGACTCGACTGCATCGGGCCCGGCTGCAGCTGGCCGAACATCTGCGGGCGAACCCGCAGGTGATGGAGAGGGCGGCTGTCTCAGGTGGACATTCGTGA
- a CDS encoding deoxynucleoside kinase: MDRKVYIAIEGPIGVGKTTLARILGDAFGAEVLLEVFEENPFLSDFYKDRERYAFQTQIFFLLSRYRQQSRVVPDTLARGSLVSDYLFAKDWLFAHLNLHNDELAVYEQLYDALSEHIPTPDLVVYLRASTDVLMHRIALRDRPYERDMSRDYIEDVRQAYERFFSSYGEAPLLAIDTDHLDFVRNPQDRAEIIGRIRTTLDEGTFQPPLPDMPSSLPIAGPPVLAEGRRRLGDFQQFHHALDREKGFVSDLYLNFICLTEEVGEIGRELKLIWIEEQARLQKVGNRRQAQDEALQARLSHLKEELADVLAFLLKIANSAGIDLEAAYVEKMGKNWQRSWSHSRPPTGDGS; this comes from the coding sequence GTGGACCGCAAAGTGTACATCGCGATCGAAGGCCCCATCGGCGTGGGCAAAACGACGCTGGCTCGCATCCTCGGTGACGCCTTCGGGGCCGAAGTGCTCCTGGAGGTCTTCGAGGAGAACCCGTTCCTCAGCGATTTCTACAAGGACCGTGAACGCTACGCCTTCCAGACCCAGATCTTCTTCCTGCTCAGCCGATATCGGCAGCAGAGCCGCGTGGTACCGGATACCCTGGCCCGCGGCTCCCTGGTCAGCGACTACCTGTTCGCCAAGGACTGGCTGTTCGCCCATCTGAACCTGCACAACGACGAGTTGGCGGTCTACGAGCAGCTCTACGACGCGCTGAGCGAGCACATCCCGACGCCGGATCTGGTGGTGTACCTGCGGGCCAGCACGGACGTGCTGATGCATCGGATCGCCCTGCGCGACCGCCCATACGAGCGCGACATGTCGCGAGACTACATCGAGGATGTGCGCCAGGCCTACGAGCGCTTCTTCAGCTCCTACGGCGAGGCCCCTCTTCTGGCCATCGATACCGATCACCTGGACTTCGTGCGCAACCCCCAGGACCGGGCGGAGATCATCGGCCGGATCCGGACGACGCTGGACGAGGGCACCTTCCAGCCGCCGCTCCCGGACATGCCCTCCTCGCTCCCCATCGCGGGGCCGCCCGTCCTGGCCGAGGGACGACGCCGGCTAGGCGACTTCCAGCAGTTCCACCACGCGCTGGACCGGGAGAAGGGCTTCGTCTCCGACCTCTACCTGAACTTCATATGCCTGACGGAGGAGGTGGGCGAGATCGGCCGGGAGCTGAAGCTCATCTGGATCGAGGAGCAAGCCCGGCTGCAAAAGGTCGGCAACCGCCGCCAGGCTCAGGACGAGGCGCTCCAGGCCCGGCTATCCCACCTCAAGGAGGAGCTGGCCGACGTGCTCGCCTTCCTGCTGAAGATCGCCAACTCCGCTGGCATCGACCTGGAAGCGGCCTACGTGGAGAAGATGGGCAAGAACTGGCAGCGCTCCTGGTCGCACTCCCGACCGCCGACGGGAGATGGGTCGTGA